In Chondrinema litorale, the DNA window GACTTTTGGACAAAGTTTAGGTTGAATAAAGGCTGAGAAATCAAAAGAAGTAGGGGGAAGGCCAGATTTTAGGTCTTCCCCATTTTAGGCAAAAGTTTTGAAAATCAATTGAAAGATTTAATGTCAAATTAATTATGAAGTTTACCCATTTAGTCCCCAATGTGTTTTACAAAGACATAAAAGAAGCCTTAAAACTATTTATTGATTGCCTCGAATTTAAAATTGAGCATGATGAAATACATTCAGCAAATCCATTTTGTGTGATTGAAAAAGATGGTTTGCGCATCAGTCTTTTTGAGGACAATAAGTTGGCAATGGAGCATAACCCTGAGTTTAGACTTGTTTCCAACAATATAGATGAAGTATATAATAAAATAAGTAAATCCCATCCCGAATTTCTGCATCCAAATCTGAGCAAAATAACCCTTCGTCCTTGGGGAGCAAAAGAATTTGCCTTAAAGGATAAACAACTGGGAATTGTAATACAGCAATGGTCGAATGATTAGCTTTTAAAAAATGGTATTTGATTATAACCAATTTTTTTTTAATGGTTTCCATTCGTCAGATGTTCGCTTTATTTCTGAGTTATTAGCCCCTCTAGGATCGTTCTTGCAGTTGTTATATTCTGAAACTATCAGCCTCGCTAATTCTTGATATTGGCTATCAATTGGGCTAATGTGCCTGTCGTAACGGAGTTTGATCTTCTTGTAGTAGTTCACAAAGTGTTCATCAATTGGCTTTTTCAGAATATTCAGAGCATAAAAGTTAAGTACGAGTTGTTCGGGAGTTTGCCCAAAACAAAGACCAAAGAGAAATATGAGATTAAAAGTTAGGATGAATTTCATAAGGGAGGGTATGACTGCCAATGGTACAGTGTATGAGCAGTGGTGGTTTTTAAGCACTTACTGTTCAGTTAAACTGATTATTCCGGACTAACGTGGTTCATCATCATTTTTGGTGGGACCAATCAGGAAGTATCCAATACTCTAATTTTCAGTAAATCAAATCCAGCTCTACCATACATTTGTCTTTTTATATTCTTGAGTCTATTTACTTGCCCTTCTACTGGCCCATTGCTCGGGGAGTCCCACTCCAGTTATATGTAGCCGCAGCTTTTACTGCATCATAATCCCTACTTATAGACTTTCCAAACCTTTTCATGATTGCTATATCACTTTGCTTACATGCATCAATCCATTTTAAAAGTAACTCACCTTTTCTTTTAGCAAGTATGTTTCTGAATTGGATTGATAAACTCCTTGCTACTTGTATGTTTGGTTGAATTTGGCATAAGGCTTTAATGTATTTGTATTCTTTGACTTTCATTTCCTTTTGATAACTTAACAATAATCTGCTTACCTTCCTTGAACTCCAATTGATTATAACCGTTTTGGGTGGACTCTTTTCTTTTTCGCCAAACTGATTTACTATTGAATGAACACTTCGATAGGTAACTGGAATACCTTGTTCAACTAATAACTTCCATAGCTTTGTTGGACTTTTTTCTCCACAGCTCCAATGATATTTAAGTTCATTATAATAGTTCCGAGCTGAGTTCGATTTAACTGTAGGTAAGCTTTTTTCAGGATACTCTTCAAATTGCAAATATCTTTTAACTGTATTCTTGCTAATAGATAGCTTTTTAGCAATAGTCTTTTTTCCCATTCCTTGAGAAAACAAAGTCTTTACTTCTTTAAATATGAGTGCGTATCTACTTGGTTGAGAGGGTTTCTTTTGTTGGGATTGTTGAAGCAATTTTTCCTCTTCAGCTTGTAGTATTTTTTGTCTTTCCTCTTTTTCCAATGACCAAGATGCCTTTCGTAAATCAGAATTATGTTTCTCTAATAATTTCTGCAAACATTCTTTTAAATTTTTCAGTAAATGCCAGTCTGCGAGACCCGTCGATCTGCAACTTGTAAAGCATCTGGTGCGCCTTGTTTGGCAGCTTCTGCATAGGCTCCTGAACGATCTCTGCTAATAATTTCAATTCCAGGGTGAGCTTCTAACCAATTTTTTAAAGTTTCTGAGGTTCTATCAGGCAGCAAATCTATTGGTTTGTTTTTTTCAAGATCAACTAAAATTGTCCCATAATTATCTCCTTTTCTAAATGCCCAATCATCAACACCTAAAACTCTTGGTGTGGAGAAATTTTGAAGCTTTTTACTATGCATCAATCTTAGCAAAGTACTACTACTTACATTCAAAAATAATTTTTGACATAACTGAGAAGCTGGATTAGCACCTATTTTAAGAGCTATGGCTTGCATTTCTAGTTTTACGCGAGTGGTTTTACGTTGATATGCTTGTATTTCAGGTCCTAATCGTTCACAAAAAATTTTAAACCTGCATGCAGGATTTTGACAATAGTATTTTCTGACACCCAAATTTAATTTTAATTGAAAGTTGCATATAGATAAATCCTGTACTGTTCTGCAATAATAGCTATGAATATAATGACTGTTTTTCCCACAATGCGGGCATGCTACTGTAGTAGCTGTTCGTAAAATATCAATTGCCAACACAGGATATTTTCCTTCAGTATCTATTGTGAATTTTTCAAATTGTATTGCAGGAACTTTTGGTAGTAAGGATTCTAGTAGGTTCATCTTTTTATTGTTAAATCTACCAGAAATTCAGATTTTTAATTTCCCACCAAAAATGATGATGAACCACATTCACCGGAATATGTAGTTAAACACGAAGAAAGAAAAATTCCTAAACTTTCAGACTTGTGATTAAATCGCTATTGCTTATACACATTTTGTTCTCTGCTGGCTTTCTTTCATACTAGTTGTCAATCAGTGTTGGAGAAACTATACTCTATGGCAAGTTTTGGTGATGCAGTGAGTAATGTGACTTGCAATGTGTATTGTTTAAGAGTCGGTGTTCTTTTTTTTCCGTCCCTCCATCATCGCCCACATAATAACATCTCGAAAATCAACTTTGGCACATTGAATCAATTCAGCTACATCATTTACATTTCCTTTAGCTAATTTTAAAATAGCCTGTTGTGTATTTAGTAGATTTTCTTTTGATGCCGCCATTGTATTATTTTGCCTAACATACGTCATTTTAAGAGATGCAAGCTCATTAATAACAAATGGTACTTCTTCCGATGTAAACTGCCGGTTAATGGTATCGATTATTTTTTGATCTAAATCCATGGCGTTTTCGTGTTTTATTTGTCGTAATATATCCTACGACTTTCAACGGTCTTAGTATAGTCGTTTAGATCTTGGCGCAGTATTTTTGCCCCAAGAGCCAGACTTTCAGTAGTATCATCTCCAAATTTTTTATCGACTATCGTTAAAACATAATCAACCATGTACGGATGTGTAAAGTCTGATTCTTTTACCTCGACAGTTAAATTATTGATGGTATAGAAATATATCCAACTTGTTACAATCTTCTGAAACAACTTTTCTTGTTCATTTGGTGAGAGTGTGTAAGTCAATGCCGTCAACTTAAGTCATTATAGTGCTTTTTTCTTATTAAGATGAAACTTTCTCCTACTTCTTTTGAACTTATGTCTTTTGAAGGAGCGATTGGGTACTACAGCATTTTTACTTCTTTTTATCTGCTCTTTGAGTTGACTTAATCGGTAAGCTATATCTTTTTGAGTAAACAATAACTTAATCAGTTCTCCCCTTAAGATACCTGTGGCTACTACCTTGTTTATTTGATAGTGATATTTATTACCTTTTTTTCCTTTTAGTGCATCAAGTTCTTGCTGTGCTTCTGTTATTAATAGTTGGATTAAGTTACTGGTAAGTAAACTGGCATGATAATCTTGTAATATGCCTTCTGCAGTCTTGCTGGAAAAGTTTTCCAATTCTAGTGTATGCTTTAAGTAATCGTAATAAGTTTCTATTCCCCAGCGCATACTATAAAGTATTTTAAGCTCTGTGGCAGGTAGCTCAAGATTGGTTATCAAATATTCTATTTCACCTCCAGAAAGTGGAATTTTTACAACTCTTATGGTTAAAGGTTGAGTATGTATGCTTTCTTTTTTCACACCTTTTTTTGTGTACCAAACCTTTGCTGATAAAATCACCCGAGCTTCTAGTTTATCAGAAGCTGCAAATTGCGCTACCTCCTTACAAAAATTTCGCTTGCAACGAATCAGGAAACTACCACCGTTCATTTCTATGGTTTTACATAGGTCATAAGATGGATAAGCTCTATCCATAAGCCAAATAACTTTGGGTCTGAGCTGAGGCAGGTACTCAGAAATTTGGTGATAAATGACCCGAAATAAGTTTTGCTCACTTTCTGAATTCCTCGCTAATGCTCCTTGAATTACTACATGATTGAGCACATCATATACTACACAAGACCTACCCATGGGCATACCCGTATCAGTATGATTCTTCCAAAGGCCAAAATGTTTTACTATAGCCGGTGAAGTTGGAAGTTGGCATAGACTCCCATCCACAGCAAAAACATAATAAGTGTTTTGATAGAGACTGCTCAAAGATGTTTGATAAAATCCCTGTACATACTTTCGATTCAGAGCTATAAAGGCAGTATGCTTCAACTTTTTGCGGGCTTTACTGAAAGCTTGTTTACTGCAAGTCGAATAACTGCCAATGGTGTTAAAAAAATTACTCACTTCAATACTGAGGTTCTTTACAACCCGATTGATTAAAATAGCGGCTATCTGTGAGAATCCCAATAGTCGTTGCCGAATAAAATCTTGTGACTTCATACTATGTTGCTTTTGAAAGTCAACACTAAAAAGTTCAGATTTAAGTAGCTCAAAAAAAAAGTAGCATATGTTTCCATCTTTTAAACCGATTACTTAAAGATAACAATCTTTTATCAGCTTAAGTTGACGGCATTGAGTGTGTAAGTCTTACCGTTAAGATGTAATGGTTCAAAATCCAGATTAAGGTGTCGGTTAAAGTCGTTATATATTTTGTCAAAACGCTCGCAATCAAGGTTGCTGAATAAACAGTTTATATTTTTATTTTGAACACGTAATTTTCCTTTCTCATCAGTTATTATGAACAGCTTTGAGGTGTCAATTTGCGGTAGGAATGGTCTAAAAAAGTATATATTCTTCTTGCTTGCCATTTTTTTTTAAGTTATCATTCAAAGTTTTGTTAAACAATGCACCTTCAATTTCATTCTCAAAAGACATTTAACTATCAAATCATAATACCGATGTTTTAGCAGTGTGATATTATCTTTCTCACAACACCGTGAATCTTCATTAGTAATTCTATTTTCATCTACGATTTTGTTTAAATTACGTCTATTACTTTTTCTAACATATAATGTATTACAGAAACAAAAACGGCAATTACAATAAGCACTGTAAAACGTATAGCCCTTGTATTTTTACATTGTTTTAGTTTCTTTTTCAGATGAAAAAAATCAAAAAGTATAAATAAAATAGCAATACATAACCCTACAATTGTATCCCCCCAATAAACCAGCCTATTATATTTAAGTCTCATTGCCTTATTTAGCTGAAAAAGTAATTATGCATACCTCTAAAGAAATGTTTCCAGTAGTGGAAGACTGGTTGGCTAGTGGCTTGACTCAAAAAGCATATAGTCTACAACATAATTTACCACTTCATATCTTACCTTACTGGGTATCTCGATATCGCAAGCGAAAGTCTGAGTCAACTCCAAAAGAAAAATCAGCAAAGTTTATTCCTGTAAACTATGAAAAGCCAATACTTCAAGGCGTAGAAATAGAATTCCCCAATGGCATCATCCTCCGTTTTTCAAAAGCAGTATCACCTACTTATTTACACCAAGTCTTGAAGCTATGTTCGGATTAAACTCCCAACAACGCTTCTTTCTGTGTGATCAACCGGCGGATATGCGCAAGGGCTTCGATGGATTGAGTGGTTTGGTAGAAAACTATATGGGACAAAAAATCTATTCAGGAGATGCCTTTATATTCTTAGGCAAACGACTTGATCGTTTAAAGGTGCTTGTTTGGCCGGCACCCCGGTGGGAACCCAGTGGTTTTATTCTTTACTACAAGCGGTTAGAATCAGGTGGCCGGCACCCGGTACGTTTAAATTACTAACAGGTAAATCCTCTTCTATTTACCTGAGTTATAGTGAGTTTTCTTTGCTACTTGATGGCTTGGAAGTGGCAGTTACAAGACGTAGAAAACGCTATGAAAAACCACTAGAATAGTTGCTAAAATCATTGTCTAACTGACTATTGAGTAGTATTTTAGAGTTATGACAGGAACAGGAGATACTACTTTATTAGAGCAAAATGCTGCATTAATAGAAGAGAAAAAACAACTCTTGGAGCAGGTTGAATCACTTAAAGCTGAGCTATCAGAATTAAAGCGTTTGATCTACGGTAGCAAGCGAGAACGATTCATTCCTAGTGATACCAATAGTAAGCAGCTCACTTTGCCATTAGATGAAAATGTTTCTGCTGAAACACCTGCCAAAGTCAAACAAACCATTAGTTATCAAAGGGCTACTCAAGGTGAAAAGCTGCCCCAAGGCTCATCTCGCCAGCCATTACCAGCACATTTACCTCGCAAAGAGGTAGTGTTAGAACCTGAAGTGGATACCACTCACATGCGCAAGATTGGAGAAGAAATTACTGAGGAGTTAGACATGACACCTGCTAAGGTATTTGTTCGTCGCTACATCAGACCTCGTTATGTGAGTAAAGAAGAAGAGTTTTATATAGCCAACCTACCAGCCAGACCAATTGACAAGGGTATCCCAGGCCCAGGACTACTAGCCCATATTCTGGTGGATAAATTTTGTCACCACCTACCATTTTACAGACAACAAAAAAGGTTTAACCAGTTAGGGATAAAGATTGCTCCTAGTACTTTAGGTAACTGGTTAAAGCCAGCTTGCCAGTTACTAGACCCTTTATATGAGGCATTGAGGTTTGAGGTATTGAATAATAATTACCTGCAAGTTGATGAAAGCCCAATTAAGGTGTTAGATGATACCAAAAAAGGAAAGACTCACCGAGGTTACTACTGGCAGGCACTCCTGTGGGTGTACTATTCTCCAGAGCAACAAGTTGTATTGTTTGATTACCAAAAAGGCAGATCTAGAGAAGGTCCAGTCAATATGCTACAAGGTTATGAAGGCTATATCCAAACAGATGGGTACAAAGTCTATGATCAACTCCTTGAAGAAGAAGGGATGAACATCATCCTTGTTGGATGCATCCGGGTGCCGGCCAGGCACCTGTGCGCCGCTACTTTGAAAAAGCTTTAGATAACAATGAATCCAGAGCCAGGCATGCCTTGCTATTATTCCAGCAATTGTATGCTGTTGAACGTGAAGCAAGAGAAAACAAACTAGATGCTTTACAGCGATATGAGCTTAGGCAAGAAAAATCTCGTCCAATCATGGATATATTGGGACAATGGATTGTGGATGAGTATCCTAAGGTATTGCCCAAATCTATCATTGGTAAAGCCATGCATTATCTGGCAGGAAGATATAATAAGCTGTATGTATATCTCAATGACGGCAGGTTAGAAATAGATTGCGCGGCAACCGTAACAACTTGATCGAAAATAATATTCGACCAGTGGCTATTGGCAGAAAAAACTATTTGTTTGCTGGGTCACATGAATCAGCACAAAGAGCA includes these proteins:
- the tnpA gene encoding IS66 family insertion sequence element accessory protein TnpA yields the protein MHTSKEMFPVVEDWLASGLTQKAYSLQHNLPLHILPYWVSRYRKRKSESTPKEKSAKFIPVNYEKPILQGVEIEFPNGIILRFSKAVSPTYLHQVLKLCSD
- a CDS encoding IS4 family transposase encodes the protein MGLKDGNICYFFFELLKSELFSVDFQKQHSMKSQDFIRQRLLGFSQIAAILINRVVKNLSIEVSNFFNTIGSYSTCSKQAFSKARKKLKHTAFIALNRKYVQGFYQTSLSSLYQNTYYVFAVDGSLCQLPTSPAIVKHFGLWKNHTDTGMPMGRSCVVYDVLNHVVIQGALARNSESEQNLFRVIYHQISEYLPQLRPKVIWLMDRAYPSYDLCKTIEMNGGSFLIRCKRNFCKEVAQFAASDKLEARVILSAKVWYTKKGVKKESIHTQPLTIRVVKIPLSGGEIEYLITNLELPATELKILYSMRWGIETYYDYLKHTLELENFSSKTAEGILQDYHASLLTSNLIQLLITEAQQELDALKGKKGNKYHYQINKVVATGILRGELIKLLFTQKDIAYRLSQLKEQIKRSKNAVVPNRSFKRHKFKRSRRKFHLNKKKAL
- a CDS encoding helix-turn-helix domain-containing protein; its protein translation is MQKLLEKHNSDLRKASWSLEKEERQKILQAEEEKLLQQSQQKKPSQPSRYALIFKEVKTLFSQGMGKKTIAKKLSISKNTVKRYLQFEEYPEKSLPTVKSNSARNYYNELKYHWSCGEKSPTKLWKLLVEQGIPVTYRSVHSIVNQFGEKEKSPPKTVIINWSSRKVSRLLLSYQKEMKVKEYKYIKALCQIQPNIQVARSLSIQFRNILAKRKGELLLKWIDACKQSDIAIMKRFGKSISRDYDAVKAAATYNWSGTPRAMGQ
- a CDS encoding IS66 family transposase, which translates into the protein MRRYFEKALDNNESRARHALLLFQQLYAVEREARENKLDALQRYELRQEKSRPIMDILGQWIVDEYPKVLPKSIIGKAMHYLAGRYNKLYVYLNDGRLEIDCAATVTT
- the tnpB gene encoding IS66 family insertion sequence element accessory protein TnpB (TnpB, as the term is used for proteins encoded by IS66 family insertion elements, is considered an accessory protein, since TnpC, encoded by a neighboring gene, is a DDE family transposase.); translation: MRKGFDGLSGLVENYMGQKIYSGDAFIFLGKRLDRLKVLVWPAPRWEPSGFILYYKRLESGGRHPVRLNY
- the tnpC gene encoding IS66 family transposase, producing the protein MTGTGDTTLLEQNAALIEEKKQLLEQVESLKAELSELKRLIYGSKRERFIPSDTNSKQLTLPLDENVSAETPAKVKQTISYQRATQGEKLPQGSSRQPLPAHLPRKEVVLEPEVDTTHMRKIGEEITEELDMTPAKVFVRRYIRPRYVSKEEEFYIANLPARPIDKGIPGPGLLAHILVDKFCHHLPFYRQQKRFNQLGIKIAPSTLGNWLKPACQLLDPLYEALRFEVLNNNYLQVDESPIKVLDDTKKGKTHRGYYWQALLWVYYSPEQQVVLFDYQKGRSREGPVNMLQGYEGYIQTDGYKVYDQLLEEEGMNIILVGCIRVPARHLCAATLKKL
- a CDS encoding ISL3 family transposase, yielding MNLLESLLPKVPAIQFEKFTIDTEGKYPVLAIDILRTATTVACPHCGKNSHYIHSYYCRTVQDLSICNFQLKLNLGVRKYYCQNPACRFKIFCERLGPEIQAYQRKTTRVKLEMQAIALKIGANPASQLCQKLFLNVSSSTLLRLMHSKKLQNFSTPRVLGVDDWAFRKGDNYGTILVDLEKNKPIDLLPDRTSETLKNWLEAHPGIEIISRDRSGAYAEAAKQGAPDALQVADRRVSQTGIY